A single genomic interval of Ignavibacteriales bacterium harbors:
- a CDS encoding ROK family protein, translated as MDHRHDTRVVMTLDAGGTNLVFSAIRGNEQILDEIVLPTYANDLDKCLSTLVEGFKQVKDRLQVAPVAVSFAFPGPADYPNGIIGDLPNLPAFRGGIALGPMLADKFGLPVFINNDGDLYAYGEAIAGFLPYINGLLEKAGSPKRYRNLLGLTLGTGFGAGIARDGNVFLGDNSVAGEIWLLRNKLNPKTNIEEHVSIRALRRFYAHGAGIPEPEAPSPKEMFEIATGQAGGNKHAAIQAFREMAEAAGDAISNAVTLIDGLVVIGGGLSGASELFLPFIVEEMNGFYDKPDGSKLRRLIANVYNLEDDSELQKFLRGSTKEITVPGSSKKVKYDPEMRIGVGISKIGTSRAISIGAYAFALRSIDANRTA; from the coding sequence ATGGATCATCGACATGACACACGCGTCGTGATGACGCTCGACGCGGGCGGTACAAATTTGGTCTTCTCCGCCATCCGGGGCAACGAACAAATTCTCGACGAGATTGTTCTCCCCACCTACGCAAACGATCTGGACAAATGTCTGTCTACCCTTGTTGAGGGATTCAAGCAGGTCAAGGACAGGCTGCAGGTTGCACCGGTGGCTGTCAGCTTCGCTTTTCCGGGTCCGGCCGACTATCCGAATGGCATCATCGGGGATCTCCCAAATCTGCCCGCGTTCCGTGGAGGTATCGCTCTGGGTCCGATGCTGGCGGACAAGTTCGGATTGCCGGTATTCATCAACAACGACGGTGATCTGTATGCATATGGCGAGGCAATTGCCGGATTCTTGCCGTATATCAACGGGCTTCTTGAGAAAGCAGGAAGTCCGAAGAGGTATAGGAACCTCCTCGGCTTGACGCTGGGGACGGGTTTTGGTGCAGGGATTGCGCGCGACGGAAATGTGTTTCTGGGCGACAATTCTGTTGCCGGAGAGATCTGGCTCCTCCGGAACAAGTTGAATCCAAAGACGAACATTGAGGAACATGTGAGCATTCGGGCTTTGAGACGATTCTACGCCCACGGGGCGGGGATTCCCGAACCAGAAGCGCCTTCGCCGAAGGAAATGTTCGAAATTGCGACCGGGCAGGCGGGGGGGAACAAGCATGCCGCGATCCAGGCATTTCGCGAAATGGCTGAAGCTGCAGGAGACGCGATTTCTAATGCGGTCACACTCATCGACGGTCTTGTTGTCATCGGCGGAGGGCTTTCCGGTGCCTCTGAGCTGTTCCTTCCATTCATAGTTGAGGAAATGAACGGCTTCTACGACAAGCCCGACGGATCGAAGCTCCGAAGACTTATTGCAAACGTTTACAACCTGGAAGATGACAGTGAGCTTCAGAAGTTCTTGCGGGGTTCGACAAAGGAAATCACCGTTCCGGGATCCAGCAAGAAAGTGAAGTACGATCCGGAGATGCGCATTGGGGTTGGCATATCGAAGATTGGGACGAGCAGAGCCATCTCGATCGGAGCATACGCGTTTGCTCTGAGATCGATCGATGCGAACCGCACTGCGTGA
- a CDS encoding sugar MFS transporter yields MTSSTSVPSTITSADGKQDYTFALTVLTSLFFMWGFITCLNDILIPHLKAIFTLNYTQVMLIQFSFFTAYAIVSIPAGILVEKIGYKNGIVIGLVTAGVGCLLFYPAAGYQSYIMFLGALFVLASGITLLQVAANPYVAILGKPETASSRLNLSQAINSLGHTIAPYFGSLIILAIAVKTAEELQLMSSADLDAYRLAEASAVQVPYLGLAAVLFAIAAVFAVIKLPKIEASEISASGDDGKNYHDLHKSAWGYRHLVLGAIAIFLYVGAEVSIGSFLVNYFGQPFITGLKDSDAGKYVSFYWGGAMVGRFIGSAVQRTMRPAKMLIFNAFVAGSLVVMSMLTFGHVAMWAILAVGVFNSIMFPTIFTLAIDGLGKHTGQASGILCTAIVGGAIIPVIQGYFADTIGIHHAFFVPVLCYLFVAYYGMKGHKPSYLHAKA; encoded by the coding sequence ATGACCTCTTCCACATCGGTACCTTCGACGATCACATCCGCGGACGGCAAACAAGATTATACGTTTGCTCTCACCGTTCTTACCTCTCTCTTTTTTATGTGGGGATTCATCACCTGTCTGAATGACATTCTTATCCCGCATCTCAAGGCAATTTTCACTCTGAACTATACTCAGGTAATGCTGATTCAATTCAGTTTCTTTACTGCGTATGCGATTGTTTCGATCCCGGCGGGAATTCTGGTTGAAAAGATCGGTTACAAGAATGGAATTGTCATTGGATTGGTAACAGCTGGTGTGGGATGTTTGTTGTTTTATCCTGCCGCTGGCTATCAATCCTATATAATGTTTCTCGGTGCGTTGTTCGTGCTCGCATCGGGAATAACGCTCTTGCAGGTTGCAGCGAATCCATATGTGGCGATCCTTGGCAAACCGGAAACGGCATCGAGCAGATTGAATCTATCACAAGCCATCAACTCTCTTGGACATACAATCGCGCCCTATTTCGGATCACTCATTATTCTGGCAATCGCTGTGAAGACAGCGGAAGAGCTGCAGCTCATGAGCTCTGCAGATTTGGATGCCTATAGACTGGCTGAAGCCAGTGCTGTTCAGGTTCCTTATCTGGGATTGGCAGCGGTGTTGTTTGCAATAGCGGCGGTCTTTGCGGTTATCAAATTGCCAAAGATAGAGGCATCGGAAATCTCTGCGAGTGGAGACGACGGGAAAAACTATCATGACTTGCACAAGAGCGCATGGGGCTATAGACATCTTGTTCTTGGTGCAATTGCGATTTTTCTTTATGTCGGCGCAGAAGTCTCTATAGGGAGTTTTCTAGTCAACTACTTTGGCCAACCATTTATTACGGGGTTGAAAGATTCCGATGCAGGGAAATACGTATCATTTTATTGGGGCGGCGCAATGGTCGGAAGATTTATTGGTTCAGCAGTTCAAAGAACAATGAGGCCGGCCAAAATGCTGATCTTCAATGCATTCGTTGCAGGATCGTTGGTTGTGATGTCCATGCTTACGTTCGGGCATGTTGCGATGTGGGCCATTCTCGCCGTAGGAGTGTTCAATTCAATAATGTTCCCAACAATATTCACTCTGGCGATCGATGGACTAGGCAAGCATACCGGTCAAGCCTCTGGAATTTTATGCACAGCAATAGTTGGTGGCGCAATAATCCCAGTCATTCAAGGGTATTTTGCCGATACCATTGGTATTCATCACGCATTCTTTGTTCCGGTGCTGTGTTACCTCTTTGTCGCCTACTACGGAATGAAGGGACACAAACCATCATACCTTCATGCCAAGGCATAG
- a CDS encoding GH92 family glycosyl hydrolase, protein MTRTRVPLILLLGFFFGCTGAKYAQGVDYADNVNPLVGTDSERLLSNGNTYPAVALPWGMNFWTPQTGRMGDGWQYTYAAHKIIGFKQTHQPSPWIGDYGAFAILPETGRPRIGEEERASWYSHKRETARPYHYRAYLGDYDVWTEIAPTERCAQFRITYPASDSSSLLIDAFNKGSYIRILPGEKKIIGYCRNNQGGVPASFHNYFVIRYDVEITSAATWEGNKLFPDRLELKGDHVGALLQFKTRSGQTVHLQVASSFISPEQADINLAREVGSDSFEQTTSKAKTIWNEGLGRIIAEGGTEDQTVTFYTALYRTMLFPRKFFEYDREGRVMHYSPYNGQVLPGYLFTDNGFWDTFRAAFPLLTIMQTQLVGQIMEGLVNTYKESGWLPEWASPGHRDCMIGSNSASIVADAWLKGIRGYDIATLYDALLKNSDQEGPLHSVGRLGVKFYNELGYIPYDVGVNENAARTLEYSYDDFSIMKLAQSLSKPASEIKLFAGRARNYRNLFDASTGFMRGRNKDGSFQVPFRPDKWGDAFTEGCAWHYTWSVFHDPQGLIDLMGGRARFIDKLDAVFSAAPTFDYSYYGRQIHEITEMAIAGMGQYAHGNQPIQHGIYLYDWAGEPWKAQKHVRDVMDLLYTPDPDGLCGDEDNGQTSAWYVFSAMGFYPVCPTAGQYALGSPLFSRITLQLESGKKLVITANNNNRENVYISAAELNGSRFSRNYLLHDEIMNGGLLDFKMSPVPNMKRGIDPADAPYSLSRDGENR, encoded by the coding sequence ATGACAAGAACTCGGGTCCCACTCATACTCCTGCTCGGCTTCTTCTTTGGCTGTACGGGTGCGAAGTACGCTCAGGGCGTTGATTATGCCGATAATGTCAATCCCCTGGTTGGCACGGATTCGGAGCGTCTCCTCTCCAACGGCAACACCTATCCCGCCGTCGCTCTCCCCTGGGGGATGAATTTCTGGACACCCCAGACCGGCCGGATGGGTGACGGTTGGCAGTACACCTATGCAGCGCACAAGATCATCGGATTCAAGCAAACCCACCAGCCCTCTCCATGGATCGGTGATTACGGGGCTTTCGCCATCCTGCCCGAGACCGGTCGCCCCAGGATCGGCGAGGAAGAACGTGCCTCCTGGTACAGCCACAAGAGAGAGACAGCAAGGCCTTACCATTACCGGGCATACCTGGGCGACTACGATGTCTGGACCGAGATTGCGCCAACCGAGCGTTGCGCTCAATTCAGGATCACCTATCCTGCATCTGATAGCTCCTCTTTGTTGATTGACGCCTTCAACAAGGGTTCGTACATCAGGATCCTGCCCGGAGAAAAGAAAATCATCGGCTACTGCCGAAACAACCAGGGCGGGGTGCCGGCTAGTTTCCACAATTATTTTGTGATCCGTTACGACGTGGAGATCACATCAGCCGCAACGTGGGAGGGGAATAAACTCTTCCCGGACCGTCTGGAGCTGAAGGGCGATCACGTCGGTGCCCTGCTACAGTTCAAGACCCGGAGTGGTCAGACCGTTCATTTGCAGGTTGCCTCCTCTTTCATCAGCCCGGAGCAGGCTGACATCAATCTCGCGCGCGAAGTGGGCAGCGATTCCTTCGAGCAGACCACGAGCAAAGCTAAGACGATCTGGAACGAAGGATTGGGAAGGATAATAGCCGAGGGGGGAACAGAGGACCAAACAGTGACTTTTTACACCGCCCTCTACAGGACGATGCTCTTCCCCAGGAAGTTCTTCGAATACGACCGGGAGGGGCGGGTCATGCATTACAGTCCCTACAACGGGCAGGTCCTGCCGGGCTATCTCTTCACCGACAATGGTTTCTGGGATACCTTCCGGGCGGCTTTCCCTCTTTTGACCATCATGCAGACGCAGCTGGTCGGCCAGATCATGGAAGGGCTGGTCAATACCTACAAGGAGAGCGGCTGGCTGCCGGAATGGGCCAGTCCCGGCCACCGGGATTGTATGATTGGCTCCAATTCTGCCTCCATCGTTGCCGATGCGTGGCTGAAAGGCATTCGGGGCTATGACATCGCAACCCTCTATGATGCCCTCCTCAAGAATTCAGATCAGGAGGGACCGCTGCATTCGGTCGGACGCCTCGGCGTGAAATTTTACAATGAGCTCGGCTACATCCCCTATGACGTCGGAGTGAATGAAAATGCAGCCCGGACCCTGGAGTACAGTTATGACGATTTTTCCATCATGAAACTCGCCCAGTCGCTCTCAAAGCCCGCCAGTGAGATCAAGCTTTTTGCAGGTCGTGCGCGCAACTATCGCAATCTCTTCGATGCATCGACCGGCTTCATGCGGGGCCGCAACAAAGATGGCAGTTTCCAGGTCCCCTTCAGACCCGACAAATGGGGGGATGCCTTCACGGAAGGGTGCGCATGGCACTACACCTGGTCGGTGTTCCACGATCCTCAGGGTTTGATCGACTTGATGGGAGGGCGGGCCCGATTCATCGATAAGCTCGATGCGGTGTTTTCCGCCGCTCCGACATTTGACTACTCCTACTACGGTCGTCAAATCCACGAAATCACTGAGATGGCCATCGCGGGAATGGGACAGTATGCCCACGGCAATCAGCCGATCCAGCACGGCATCTATCTCTACGATTGGGCCGGCGAACCGTGGAAGGCGCAAAAACATGTGCGCGACGTTATGGATCTGCTCTACACTCCCGATCCCGACGGGCTCTGCGGTGATGAAGACAACGGCCAGACTTCGGCATGGTATGTGTTCTCGGCTATGGGTTTCTATCCCGTCTGCCCGACCGCCGGGCAATACGCCCTTGGTTCGCCCCTCTTCAGCCGAATCACGCTGCAGCTGGAAAGCGGGAAGAAGCTGGTGATCACGGCCAACAACAACAACCGTGAAAATGTTTACATCAGCGCCGCCGAGCTTAACGGCTCGCGTTTTTCCAGGAACTACCTCCTCCATGACGAAATCATGAACGGCGGCCTCCTCGATTTCAAGATGAGTCCCGTTCCCAACATGAAGCGGGGCATCGATCCTGCCGATGCTCCATATTCCCTCTCGCGTGACGGAGAGAATCGCTAA
- a CDS encoding glycoside hydrolase family 71/99-like protein, giving the protein MQNNYWTGRRLVRHLMPFLVLIIVSTGVSARNKHSRETLYPTYKGLVMAGYQGWFIQKDGKMYADPSKIKIDMWPDMREYEKSYPTGFRYADGTTATFFSATDKSTIDLHFKWMKQYGIDGVFMQRFFDYTRPGSQRRGVFAKMLREALEAASKYDRAIAVEYDLSGLKASGEDCTSIIEDWKYLVDSIRVTNQKGKKTHLFHNGKPLVAIWGIGFPDRPYNIREIGLLKLLDFLKNDPVYGGCSVLVGVPTYFRELGSDCVKDTLLHEIIRMADIVLPWMVGRYDENTYDAYKDNVAKDVIWCKQNHVDYAPVVWPGFSWHNLDKTSPSNKIPRNGGSFYWKQVQNCVQSGTEMLFIAMFDEVNESTAIFKCTDNPPVSTEAVFITMEGKPSDHYLWLTGEAAKMLRKEIPLSSQIPLRKE; this is encoded by the coding sequence ATGCAGAATAACTATTGGACAGGCCGCCGCTTGGTACGACATCTCATGCCATTCTTGGTGCTGATCATTGTTTCAACGGGAGTATCAGCCCGGAACAAGCATTCGAGAGAAACACTCTATCCGACCTATAAAGGACTGGTGATGGCGGGTTACCAGGGGTGGTTCATTCAGAAGGATGGGAAGATGTACGCTGACCCGTCGAAGATCAAGATCGATATGTGGCCGGATATGAGAGAATACGAAAAGTCGTATCCGACCGGATTCAGATATGCTGACGGGACTACGGCAACATTCTTCAGTGCCACGGATAAAAGCACCATCGACCTCCATTTCAAATGGATGAAACAGTATGGGATCGACGGCGTCTTCATGCAACGCTTCTTCGATTACACTCGTCCCGGAAGTCAGCGAAGAGGAGTGTTCGCCAAAATGCTCAGGGAAGCGCTGGAAGCTGCATCAAAATACGACAGGGCAATAGCTGTTGAATATGATCTGTCGGGACTCAAAGCCTCGGGAGAAGATTGTACATCAATTATTGAGGACTGGAAGTATCTGGTCGATTCCATTAGAGTAACTAATCAAAAAGGGAAGAAGACCCACCTCTTTCATAACGGTAAACCACTCGTTGCCATATGGGGGATCGGATTCCCTGACCGTCCGTACAACATCAGGGAAATCGGCTTGCTCAAGCTTCTTGATTTCCTCAAGAATGATCCGGTGTACGGAGGTTGCTCGGTACTGGTCGGAGTCCCGACATACTTCCGGGAGCTGGGGAGTGATTGCGTCAAGGATACCCTCCTGCATGAGATTATCAGGATGGCGGATATTGTTCTCCCCTGGATGGTTGGAAGATACGACGAGAACACCTACGACGCCTACAAAGATAATGTTGCAAAGGATGTTATCTGGTGTAAACAGAATCATGTGGACTATGCACCCGTGGTATGGCCGGGGTTCAGCTGGCATAATTTAGATAAAACCTCTCCTTCGAATAAGATACCACGGAACGGAGGATCGTTCTACTGGAAACAGGTGCAAAATTGTGTTCAGTCTGGTACGGAAATGCTCTTCATCGCGATGTTCGATGAAGTAAATGAAAGTACCGCCATCTTCAAATGCACCGATAATCCACCCGTAAGCACTGAAGCAGTATTCATAACCATGGAAGGCAAACCTTCGGATCATTACCTCTGGCTGACAGGGGAAGCCGCAAAAATGCTGAGAAAAGAAATTCCGTTGAGCAGTCAGATCCCACTCAGGAAAGAATAA